The proteins below are encoded in one region of Sulfolobus islandicus Y.N.15.51:
- a CDS encoding ATP-binding cassette domain-containing protein: MRNLAIKAINLTKRFGKSVAVDHINFEVYEGEIFGFLGPNGAGKSTTIKMLTTVLTPSEGTATVNGYDVIKQPAHVRQSIGVVPQEYTADEDLTGWENMMMMAGLYGIPKKVAEERSKELLEMVELTYAAKRKVETYSGGMRRRLEIAMSLISRPRILFLDEPTLGLDAQTRAAIWQYIMKLKEEYKMTIFVTTHYLEEADMYGDRIAIIDKGKILAIGSPKELKEKIGGDLVSLQTNNDELAIKVVSSIDGILNVKKANDGIRIKVRNGEEKAPEILESLVKNGIKVSRMSITEPTMDEVYMEFTGKRLRDEDASAQEMFAFRRTMRRART; encoded by the coding sequence GTGCGTAATCTCGCGATAAAAGCTATAAATCTGACTAAGAGATTTGGAAAGTCCGTTGCGGTTGATCACATTAATTTTGAAGTATATGAGGGTGAAATATTTGGCTTTCTAGGTCCTAATGGGGCTGGGAAGTCAACCACAATAAAAATGTTAACTACTGTATTAACACCGTCTGAAGGAACTGCAACTGTTAATGGATATGATGTAATAAAACAGCCCGCACATGTTAGACAATCAATAGGCGTAGTACCACAAGAATACACTGCGGATGAGGATTTGACTGGTTGGGAAAACATGATGATGATGGCAGGACTTTACGGAATACCAAAGAAAGTAGCAGAGGAGAGATCTAAGGAGTTACTTGAAATGGTTGAGTTAACTTATGCTGCTAAGAGAAAAGTTGAAACGTATTCTGGAGGTATGAGGAGGAGATTGGAAATTGCTATGTCACTAATAAGTAGACCTAGAATACTGTTCTTAGATGAGCCAACGTTAGGTTTAGACGCGCAAACTAGGGCTGCAATATGGCAATACATAATGAAGCTAAAGGAGGAATATAAGATGACAATATTTGTTACCACGCACTATTTAGAGGAGGCTGACATGTACGGGGATAGAATTGCAATTATTGATAAGGGAAAGATTTTAGCAATAGGAAGCCCCAAGGAGTTAAAAGAGAAGATTGGTGGGGATTTAGTTTCACTCCAGACCAATAATGACGAATTGGCAATTAAGGTAGTTTCCTCAATAGATGGAATATTAAATGTAAAGAAAGCAAATGATGGTATTAGAATTAAGGTTAGGAATGGTGAGGAGAAAGCTCCAGAGATCCTAGAGTCTTTAGTTAAAAATGGTATTAAGGTTAGTAGAATGTCAATTACTGAACCAACAATGGATGAGGTATATATGGAGTTCACTGGAAAGAGGCTGAGAGATGAAGATGCTAGCGCACAAGAAATGTTCGCATTTAGAAGAACTATGAGGAGGGCGAGAACATGA
- a CDS encoding CoxG family protein has product MDFKGIFEVKKKINAAKEFLTNPKQFAECLPGLQSYEVMNNAFKANFKLDVSQMKIPHMSTLTALITANILEKETSVEINGNGRSAGVGIKFNIVMGLEEGEEITRVSWFARVDLGMLSKLLGEDNIRRIAEPNISHIINCISSKLS; this is encoded by the coding sequence ATGGATTTTAAGGGAATTTTTGAGGTAAAGAAAAAGATAAACGCAGCTAAGGAATTCTTAACTAATCCTAAGCAGTTTGCAGAATGCCTCCCTGGATTACAGAGCTATGAGGTAATGAATAATGCATTTAAAGCGAATTTCAAGCTAGATGTGTCGCAAATGAAAATACCCCATATGAGCACATTAACTGCCTTAATAACTGCAAATATCCTTGAAAAAGAGACTAGTGTAGAGATAAACGGTAACGGTAGATCTGCTGGGGTTGGAATAAAGTTTAATATCGTCATGGGATTAGAGGAAGGTGAGGAAATTACTAGAGTGAGTTGGTTTGCCAGGGTAGATCTTGGAATGTTATCTAAACTTTTAGGGGAGGACAACATTAGAAGAATAGCCGAGCCCAATATAAGCCATATAATAAACTGTATTTCTTCAAAATTATCATGA
- a CDS encoding FAD-dependent oxidoreductase: MEIKSTVTVIGGGISGLFTALDLALRGIDIILVERSDIGSGTSGKFHGLLHSGARYAVSDPESAKECIQENKIISKIAPHAVKDTGGVFLGITNDDLQFSETFMKALKEVGIEHKVVDVNELLQSEPFINRDTKLAIWVPDKVVYGYDLMASVAVTASLNGAKILTYNEVVEFIRDKDSVKGVKVFDKINNTTNVIKSDFIVNTAGPWSFKIIRMAGLEEIPIMPTAGIMTVFAQRVNNMVINRLRPPSDGDIIVPYADSSILGTTATIIEDPDNFTMSDEDINMLVSEGAYLIPKLKEMKVVRSYASIRPLIRIDVSAREATRDFRLIDHEKENGLRGLVSVIGGKFTTGRLVGERVADLVSSKLGIKSVSKTAMTKLISPLDINLLDYAERIGIPKAVVKSILDRKGSLDEERYLSSLYIFLSLISRGRI, from the coding sequence ATGGAGATTAAATCTACAGTAACAGTAATTGGAGGAGGAATCAGCGGTTTATTTACTGCCTTAGATTTAGCGTTAAGAGGAATTGACATAATACTGGTAGAAAGAAGCGATATAGGTTCTGGAACTTCCGGAAAATTTCACGGGCTTCTTCATAGTGGGGCTAGATATGCGGTATCTGATCCAGAATCCGCTAAGGAGTGTATTCAAGAGAATAAGATAATATCGAAAATTGCTCCTCATGCAGTGAAAGATACTGGTGGAGTATTTCTTGGCATTACTAACGATGACCTACAATTCTCTGAAACTTTCATGAAAGCGTTAAAAGAAGTTGGAATCGAACATAAAGTCGTGGACGTTAATGAGTTGTTACAGAGTGAACCCTTTATTAATAGGGATACAAAGCTGGCGATTTGGGTTCCCGACAAAGTAGTTTATGGTTACGACCTAATGGCTAGCGTCGCAGTTACAGCATCGTTAAACGGAGCTAAGATTTTAACGTATAATGAGGTAGTAGAGTTTATAAGGGATAAAGATAGTGTTAAGGGAGTTAAGGTTTTCGACAAAATAAACAATACTACTAACGTGATAAAATCTGACTTTATAGTTAATACAGCAGGACCCTGGTCCTTCAAAATTATAAGGATGGCTGGTTTAGAGGAAATACCAATAATGCCAACTGCGGGAATTATGACAGTCTTTGCCCAAAGGGTTAACAACATGGTTATTAATAGATTGAGACCGCCCTCTGATGGAGACATAATTGTACCATACGCTGATTCGTCAATTCTAGGAACTACAGCTACAATTATTGAGGATCCAGACAACTTCACCATGTCAGATGAAGATATTAATATGTTAGTAAGTGAGGGAGCTTACCTAATACCAAAATTAAAGGAAATGAAGGTAGTTAGATCTTATGCCTCCATAAGACCTTTAATTAGAATTGATGTCTCTGCAAGAGAGGCTACTAGGGATTTTAGATTAATTGATCACGAAAAAGAAAATGGGTTAAGAGGATTAGTATCCGTAATTGGTGGTAAGTTTACAACTGGTAGACTAGTTGGAGAAAGAGTAGCTGATTTAGTCTCTTCTAAGCTAGGCATAAAGAGTGTGAGTAAAACTGCAATGACTAAGCTGATTAGCCCTCTAGATATTAATCTGTTGGATTACGCTGAAAGGATTGGGATACCTAAAGCGGTGGTGAAGAGTATTTTAGATAGGAAAGGATCCTTAGATGAGGAAAGGTATTTAAGTTCACTATATATTTTTTTATCACTAATTTCTAGGGGGAGGATATAG
- a CDS encoding PadR family transcriptional regulator has translation MSELIVRQKGRLRLMTLWLLWQSPKRGIDIIDDINKMSWGFWKPSPGSIYPLLNKMVEEGTIERTSDGKYKITVKGIEEIKEILPIKQINSIEDSIQELEGLAQFFKEVEKNKLFEYKERILNAVKEIEEVVKGA, from the coding sequence ATGAGTGAGTTAATAGTAAGACAAAAAGGAAGATTAAGATTAATGACCCTTTGGCTACTATGGCAATCTCCAAAAAGAGGCATTGACATTATCGATGATATTAACAAAATGAGCTGGGGCTTTTGGAAACCTTCTCCTGGTTCAATATATCCACTTCTTAATAAAATGGTAGAAGAAGGAACAATAGAGAGAACTTCTGATGGCAAATACAAGATCACTGTTAAAGGAATAGAGGAGATTAAGGAGATCTTACCCATTAAGCAGATAAATAGCATTGAAGATTCTATACAAGAACTAGAAGGACTAGCGCAATTCTTTAAGGAAGTCGAAAAGAATAAACTCTTTGAATATAAAGAGAGGATCTTGAACGCGGTAAAGGAAATAGAGGAGGTCGTTAAAGGTGCGTAA
- a CDS encoding ABC transporter permease, with protein MIEEEKNNYSVFHGLWTLASRELKKWYKAPVILLLSLIQPIFWIGIFGKAMNLGSIFTGTSYNIPGLTIPKQVLDQIGLEILKQTFGTSDYFSFLAAGMLSFIVLFTSMQSGMSIVWDRRLGVLDRILTTPVARGNIIIGKVLSAVIRSLVQATIVLAVAILLGMTFYPGINPLDFLGVYAALFLMAFGLSSLFLMLALRVISWESQMAIMNLLNLPLLFTSNAFYPVKSMPYWLKPVAYINPLTYSNGVARGLLLGISTNLGLDFLYLGLFALILSTIGIVLSWKYLSK; from the coding sequence ATGATAGAGGAGGAAAAAAATAACTATTCCGTTTTTCACGGTTTGTGGACTTTAGCATCTAGAGAATTGAAGAAGTGGTATAAGGCTCCAGTGATACTTCTCCTTTCATTAATACAGCCAATATTCTGGATAGGAATATTCGGTAAAGCGATGAATCTAGGTAGCATCTTTACTGGGACCTCCTATAACATCCCTGGCCTAACAATACCAAAGCAAGTGTTAGATCAAATAGGTTTAGAAATACTTAAACAGACCTTCGGGACTAGTGATTACTTCTCCTTCCTAGCGGCTGGAATGCTATCCTTCATAGTGCTATTCACATCGATGCAGAGCGGTATGTCTATAGTTTGGGACAGAAGATTGGGAGTACTAGATAGAATTCTAACTACTCCTGTAGCCAGAGGGAATATAATAATAGGTAAAGTGTTATCTGCTGTAATAAGGTCACTAGTGCAAGCTACGATTGTCCTTGCAGTAGCTATATTGTTAGGAATGACCTTCTATCCTGGAATTAACCCTCTTGACTTCCTAGGAGTTTACGCTGCATTGTTTCTCATGGCTTTCGGATTATCTTCACTATTCCTAATGCTGGCACTGAGAGTCATAAGTTGGGAGTCCCAAATGGCAATAATGAATTTATTAAACCTACCATTACTCTTTACCAGCAACGCATTCTATCCAGTGAAATCAATGCCGTACTGGTTAAAGCCAGTAGCATACATTAATCCATTAACGTATTCCAATGGTGTTGCAAGAGGATTATTGCTAGGAATAAGCACTAATCTTGGCCTAGACTTCCTTTATCTAGGATTATTCGCATTAATATTATCTACAATCGGTATAGTACTATCTTGGAAATATCTCTCCAAGTGA
- a CDS encoding ATP-binding protein, with protein sequence MKFIFGKPVDEPFDRENEIRQLVEMANRRQPTTIIGVRRIGKTSVILKGLKMVETPKVYLSAVLCGLFQFIS encoded by the coding sequence ATAAAATTCATCTTCGGTAAACCAGTTGATGAACCTTTTGATAGGGAAAACGAGATAAGGCAACTAGTTGAAATGGCAAATAGAAGGCAACCAACTACAATAATCGGTGTGAGAAGGATAGGAAAGACTTCGGTAATATTGAAAGGTTTAAAAATGGTTGAGACTCCAAAAGTCTATCTCTCTGCAGTGCTTTGTGGGCTATTTCAATTTATTTCATAA
- a CDS encoding MFS transporter: MVLLVGLGFMTLLLYLGGVYKVTGGILVPYFMLFVAFEQWSGAVTLFYPTELYPTPVRAVGQGFATEISRVASVLGVFYFPILTKQIGFIK, from the coding sequence ATGGTACTTCTAGTTGGATTAGGTTTCATGACGCTATTACTTTATCTAGGAGGAGTTTATAAGGTCACTGGAGGAATATTAGTACCATATTTCATGTTGTTCGTAGCCTTTGAACAATGGTCAGGAGCAGTAACATTATTTTATCCAACTGAACTATATCCAACTCCAGTTAGGGCGGTTGGACAAGGATTTGCTACTGAAATTAGTAGAGTTGCATCAGTACTTGGCGTATTTTACTTTCCAATATTAACGAAACAGATAGGATTCATTAAATAA